One segment of Mycolicibacterium baixiangningiae DNA contains the following:
- a CDS encoding acyl-CoA dehydrogenase family protein produces MAWDFDTNPEYQEILDWADEFVRTEVEPLDLVWPHQQFVPLDGERRRAIDPLKEQVRRRGLWATHLGPELGGQGYGQLKLALLNEILGRSQWAPIIFGCQAPDTGNAEIIAHYGTEEQKQRYLQPLLSGELFSCYSMTEPHAGADPTLFTTRAVRDGTGEGADWVINGQKFFSSNAATAAFLIVMVVTNPDVSPYQGMSMFLVPTDTPGVNIVRNVGLYGERDGEGSHALIHYDDVRVPADALLGGEGQAFAIAQTRLGGGRIHHAMRTIGLARKALDMMCERALSRQTQGSRLSDKQFVQGYIADSYAQLLQFRLMVLYTAWEIDKYNDYKKVRKDIAAVKVVMPTVLHDIAWRAMQVHGALGVTNEMPFLGMVTGAAVMGLADGPTEVHKTTVAKQVLRDHQPTTDTWPTEWIPRKREAAQQKYAQYLEAQVGNL; encoded by the coding sequence ATGGCGTGGGATTTCGACACCAACCCCGAGTACCAGGAGATCCTCGACTGGGCCGACGAATTCGTCAGGACGGAGGTCGAACCGCTCGACCTGGTGTGGCCCCATCAACAGTTCGTGCCGCTCGACGGCGAACGCCGCCGGGCCATCGATCCGCTCAAGGAACAGGTGCGGCGCCGCGGTCTGTGGGCCACCCACCTGGGACCCGAACTGGGTGGCCAGGGCTACGGCCAGCTCAAGCTGGCGCTGCTCAACGAGATCCTCGGCCGCTCCCAGTGGGCGCCGATCATCTTCGGCTGTCAGGCCCCCGACACCGGCAACGCCGAGATCATCGCCCACTACGGCACCGAGGAACAGAAGCAGCGGTATCTGCAGCCGCTGCTGTCCGGTGAGCTGTTCTCCTGCTATTCGATGACCGAACCGCACGCGGGTGCCGACCCCACGTTGTTCACCACCCGCGCGGTGCGCGACGGTACAGGGGAAGGGGCGGACTGGGTGATCAACGGCCAGAAATTTTTCTCCTCCAACGCCGCAACGGCCGCCTTCCTGATCGTCATGGTGGTGACCAACCCCGATGTCAGCCCGTATCAGGGCATGTCGATGTTCCTGGTGCCCACCGACACCCCGGGGGTGAACATCGTGCGCAATGTCGGCCTCTACGGTGAGCGCGACGGCGAAGGCAGCCACGCGCTGATCCACTACGACGATGTCCGCGTGCCGGCCGACGCCCTGCTCGGCGGCGAAGGTCAGGCGTTCGCGATCGCCCAGACCCGGTTGGGCGGAGGGCGCATCCACCACGCCATGCGCACGATCGGGCTGGCCCGCAAGGCCCTGGACATGATGTGCGAACGCGCGCTCAGCCGCCAGACACAGGGCAGCCGGCTGTCGGACAAGCAGTTTGTCCAGGGGTACATCGCCGACTCCTACGCGCAGCTGCTGCAGTTCCGGCTGATGGTGCTCTACACCGCATGGGAGATCGACAAGTACAACGACTACAAGAAAGTGCGCAAGGACATCGCCGCGGTGAAGGTGGTGATGCCGACGGTGCTGCACGACATCGCGTGGCGGGCGATGCAGGTGCACGGAGCGCTCGGCGTGACCAATGAGATGCCGTTCCTCGGCATGGTCACCGGCGCGGCGGTGATGGGACTCGCCGACGGGCCCACCGAGGTACACAAGACCACCGTGGCCAAACAGGTGCTGCGTGACCACCAGCCGACCACCGACACCTGGCCCACCGAGTGGATACCCCGCAAACGCGAGGCGGCACAACAGAAGTACGCGCAATACCTCGAAGCCCAGGTGGGCAATCTATGA
- a CDS encoding phosphotransferase family protein: MSAIDTARLAAWMDEAALPGKGEPLQTRFLSGGTQNVIYEIRRGEHRCVLRMPPPGAPPDRDKGILREWRIIEALDGTDVPHTAAVGVCADPDVLGRPFYLMGFVDGWSPMDTHGRWPEPFDSDLSARPGLSYQLAEGIALLSKVDWRARGLADLGRPDGFHERQVDRWTGFLARIKRRDLPGLDTATAWLRAHEPLDFIPGLMHGDYQFANVMYHHGAPAAMAAIVDWEMGTVGDPKLDLAWMVQSWPTGDATESEMSYVDMRGMPSRDDVVAHYAEVSGRQVDDLDYYLVLAKWKLAIVLEQGFQRAGDDEKLLAFGPVVTGLMASAAELAESSDYR, from the coding sequence ATGAGTGCGATCGACACCGCCCGGCTCGCCGCGTGGATGGACGAGGCGGCGTTGCCGGGCAAGGGGGAACCGCTGCAGACCCGGTTCCTGTCGGGCGGTACGCAGAACGTCATCTACGAGATCCGCCGCGGCGAACACCGGTGCGTCCTGCGCATGCCGCCGCCCGGCGCGCCACCGGACCGGGACAAGGGAATCCTGCGCGAATGGCGGATCATCGAGGCACTCGACGGCACCGACGTCCCGCACACCGCCGCGGTGGGGGTGTGCGCCGACCCGGACGTGCTCGGGCGGCCGTTCTACCTCATGGGGTTCGTCGACGGCTGGTCGCCGATGGACACCCACGGCCGATGGCCCGAACCGTTCGACAGCGATCTGTCCGCCCGCCCCGGTCTGAGCTATCAGTTGGCAGAGGGCATTGCGCTGCTGTCCAAGGTGGACTGGCGCGCACGAGGATTGGCGGATCTGGGCCGCCCCGACGGCTTCCACGAGCGGCAGGTGGACCGGTGGACCGGATTCCTCGCGCGGATCAAGCGGCGTGACCTGCCCGGGCTCGACACCGCGACGGCGTGGCTGCGCGCGCACGAACCCCTCGACTTCATCCCCGGTCTGATGCACGGCGACTACCAGTTCGCCAACGTCATGTACCACCACGGCGCGCCCGCGGCGATGGCCGCGATCGTCGACTGGGAGATGGGCACTGTCGGCGACCCGAAGCTGGATCTGGCGTGGATGGTGCAGAGCTGGCCGACCGGTGACGCCACCGAATCCGAGATGAGTTACGTCGATATGCGCGGGATGCCGTCGCGCGACGACGTGGTGGCGCACTACGCCGAGGTGTCGGGACGACAGGTCGACGATTTGGACTACTACCTGGTGCTGGCCAAATGGAAGCTTGCGATCGTGTTGGAGCAGGGCTTCCAGCGCGCCGGTGACGACGAGAAGCTGCTGGCCTTCGGGCCGGTGGTGACCGGCCTGATGGCCTCTGCCGCCGAACTCGCCGAGTCCAGCGACTATCGGTGA
- a CDS encoding SDR family NAD(P)-dependent oxidoreductase, whose translation MPYPTATPATWFVTGASRGLGLELVRQLLERGENVAATSRSTERLLAGLTDVSTENLEPLELDLVDGAAVDSAVARTLERFGSLDVVVNNAGYGYLASVEETSDDDVRQMLDVQVVGAWNVLRAAIPHLRTARSGHIINVSSILGLTTLPGWGLYSAGKFALNGMSEALAGEMAEFGVHVSIVEPGYFRTSFLNADSLVLPAATVDAYPAIREMTRNHLDLQGHQLGDPVKGADAIIGIALAGKGPLNQLLGSDSYQYAQARIAALTADVEDGRALAMTTDHT comes from the coding sequence ATGCCGTACCCCACTGCCACACCGGCCACCTGGTTCGTCACCGGAGCTTCCCGCGGCCTCGGCCTCGAACTGGTCCGTCAGCTGCTCGAGCGCGGCGAGAACGTCGCTGCCACAAGCCGTTCGACCGAACGACTCTTGGCCGGTCTCACCGACGTGAGCACCGAGAATCTGGAGCCGCTGGAACTGGACCTGGTGGACGGCGCCGCTGTCGATTCCGCGGTCGCCCGCACGCTGGAACGGTTCGGCAGTCTCGACGTGGTGGTCAACAACGCCGGATACGGCTACCTGGCGTCGGTCGAGGAGACGTCCGACGACGACGTGCGTCAGATGCTCGACGTCCAGGTCGTCGGTGCGTGGAACGTGCTTCGCGCGGCGATCCCGCACCTGCGCACCGCCCGCAGCGGGCACATCATCAATGTCTCGTCGATCCTCGGTCTGACCACCCTGCCCGGATGGGGTCTCTACAGCGCGGGCAAGTTCGCCCTCAACGGGATGAGCGAAGCGCTTGCCGGTGAGATGGCCGAGTTCGGTGTACACGTGAGCATCGTGGAGCCCGGATACTTCCGAACCAGCTTCCTGAATGCGGATTCACTCGTCCTGCCCGCGGCGACGGTCGACGCCTATCCGGCGATCCGGGAGATGACACGCAACCACCTCGACCTGCAGGGCCATCAGCTCGGCGACCCGGTCAAGGGCGCGGACGCGATCATCGGGATCGCTCTCGCGGGCAAGGGCCCGCTCAATCAGCTGCTCGGCTCGGATTCCTACCAGTACGCGCAGGCGCGGATCGCCGCGCTGACCGCTGATGTGGAAGACGGCCGCGCACTGGCGATGACCACCGACCACACGTGA
- a CDS encoding NADPH:quinone oxidoreductase family protein has protein sequence MRAAVCAAHGPPETVRIGELPSPEPGPGEVAVRVGAAAVNFPDVLLIAGRYQVSVPTPFVPGSEFAGTVIGIGPHTAGFTVGDRVAGTGMYGAFAEEVAVPAAGLTRVPEGIDDRTAAAFGVAHRTAHHTLRSVVRVEPGDDVVVLGAGGGVGLAAVQLAAHLGARVIAVASSSEKLDAATENGAHHVINHRLRPLRDALRDAVPDGAAAVIDPVGGELSEPALRSLRRGGRFVTVGFASDVIPRIPLNLVLIKGVTVQGFQFGDISAGEFDRNERELRDLLATNEIRPHIGGVYPLDDVAAALRQVADGRAVGKVVVDVSR, from the coding sequence GTGAGGGCCGCGGTCTGCGCCGCCCACGGTCCGCCGGAGACGGTGCGGATCGGCGAACTACCGTCACCGGAGCCCGGGCCCGGTGAGGTCGCCGTGCGGGTCGGGGCGGCGGCGGTGAACTTCCCCGACGTCCTCCTGATCGCGGGCCGCTACCAGGTGAGCGTGCCCACCCCGTTCGTCCCGGGCAGCGAATTCGCCGGCACGGTCATCGGAATCGGTCCACACACAGCGGGATTCACCGTCGGTGACCGAGTGGCCGGCACCGGGATGTACGGCGCGTTCGCCGAGGAGGTGGCGGTCCCCGCCGCCGGGTTGACGCGGGTGCCCGAGGGTATCGACGATCGCACGGCCGCGGCATTCGGAGTGGCCCACCGCACGGCCCACCACACGCTGCGCTCGGTGGTGCGGGTCGAACCCGGTGACGACGTCGTCGTTCTCGGTGCCGGCGGCGGCGTGGGCCTGGCCGCGGTCCAGCTCGCGGCGCACCTCGGCGCCCGTGTCATCGCGGTGGCGTCCTCGTCCGAAAAGCTCGATGCCGCTACGGAAAACGGTGCTCACCACGTGATCAACCACCGGCTGCGGCCGCTGCGCGACGCGTTGCGTGACGCGGTGCCCGACGGAGCGGCGGCGGTGATCGACCCGGTGGGCGGCGAGTTGAGCGAACCGGCGCTGCGTTCGCTGCGCCGGGGCGGGCGTTTCGTCACCGTCGGCTTCGCCTCCGATGTCATCCCGCGGATCCCGTTGAACCTGGTGCTGATCAAGGGTGTGACCGTGCAGGGCTTCCAGTTCGGCGACATTTCGGCAGGCGAATTCGACCGCAACGAGCGCGAGTTACGCGATCTCTTGGCCACCAACGAGATACGGCCGCACATCGGCGGGGTCTACCCTCTCGACGACGTGGCCGCCGCCCTGCGGCAAGTGGCGGACGGCCGCGCCGTCGGCAAGGTGGTGGTCGACGTCTCGCGCTGA
- a CDS encoding helix-turn-helix domain-containing protein, whose translation MSTRNRELADFLKHARGAVDPARAGLPADGRIRRVAGLRREEVALLAGVSTDYYTRLEQGRRITPSPGVLDAIARALDLDSTGRAHLGHLVGAPLSRRVAPTVQRVRPGLYQLLDSLDGTPAMILGRYTDVLATNRLGRALIADFDRMRPRDRNYARWMFLTAEARNLFVDWDVQARAAVENLRLEMGNSPGDATTRALVDELSAASEEFRSWWGEHRVYQRTNGSKRLSHPVVGEFTVDYETFMMPGDADQTLFLFTTGAGTASREAMNLLISWSLASAQV comes from the coding sequence GTGTCCACCCGCAATCGCGAACTCGCGGACTTTCTCAAACACGCGCGCGGCGCCGTCGACCCTGCGCGGGCCGGCCTCCCCGCCGACGGCAGGATCCGGCGCGTCGCGGGCCTGCGGCGCGAGGAGGTCGCGCTGCTCGCGGGTGTGTCCACCGACTACTACACGCGACTCGAACAAGGTCGGCGCATCACACCCTCGCCCGGTGTGCTCGACGCGATCGCCCGCGCCCTGGATCTCGACTCCACGGGCCGCGCGCATCTGGGACACCTCGTCGGCGCACCGCTGAGCCGTCGTGTCGCCCCGACCGTGCAGCGCGTCCGGCCCGGCCTCTACCAGCTGCTGGACTCGCTGGACGGGACGCCGGCGATGATCCTCGGCCGCTACACCGATGTGCTGGCCACCAACAGACTCGGGCGGGCGCTGATCGCCGACTTCGACCGGATGCGACCGCGTGACCGCAACTACGCCCGCTGGATGTTCCTGACCGCAGAAGCGCGAAACCTGTTCGTGGACTGGGATGTTCAGGCCCGCGCGGCGGTGGAGAACCTGCGGCTCGAGATGGGGAACTCCCCCGGCGATGCGACCACCCGCGCGCTCGTCGACGAGCTCAGCGCGGCGAGTGAGGAGTTCCGGAGCTGGTGGGGTGAGCACAGGGTGTACCAGCGCACCAACGGATCCAAACGGCTGTCCCACCCCGTCGTCGGCGAATTCACCGTCGATTACGAGACGTTCATGATGCCCGGCGACGCCGACCAGACGTTGTTCCTGTTCACCACAGGGGCGGGAACGGCGTCCCGCGAGGCGATGAACCTGTTGATCAGCTGGTCGCTCGCGTCAGCGCAGGTCTAA
- a CDS encoding VOC family protein yields the protein MDASRASAPFPGPVRQFGYVVDDFDRALQGWLAAGVGPWFVLRDLAQHGSYRGAPCDVTLSIGMTNIGDMQVEVIAQDDDVPSVYTEFLAGGAGGFHQLAWWVDDFEAALHSAEAAGWPVVWSGGDDGGVRFAYVEPTAGPATIYEITERTEVLDGMDAMIRGAAAAWDGADPIRVLG from the coding sequence ATGGACGCTTCACGGGCGTCGGCGCCCTTTCCCGGACCGGTCCGCCAGTTCGGTTACGTCGTCGACGATTTCGACCGCGCGCTGCAGGGATGGCTCGCCGCCGGGGTGGGCCCCTGGTTCGTGCTGCGCGATTTGGCCCAGCACGGGTCCTACCGCGGCGCACCCTGCGACGTCACGTTGTCGATCGGCATGACCAATATCGGTGACATGCAGGTCGAGGTGATCGCCCAGGACGACGACGTGCCGTCGGTGTACACCGAGTTCCTGGCGGGCGGGGCCGGTGGATTTCACCAACTCGCTTGGTGGGTGGACGATTTCGAGGCGGCGCTGCATAGCGCCGAGGCGGCGGGATGGCCGGTGGTGTGGTCGGGCGGTGACGACGGGGGAGTGCGCTTCGCCTACGTCGAGCCCACGGCGGGCCCCGCGACGATCTACGAGATCACCGAGAGAACGGAAGTGCTCGACGGCATGGACGCGATGATCCGCGGCGCGGCGGCCGCCTGGGACGGCGCCGACCCGATCCGGGTGCTCGGGTGA
- a CDS encoding TetR/AcrR family transcriptional regulator: protein MPRATSPDRADRSQRRTSLQQERSRATKRMLVQAAMALWRTNGYSSTTVADICTAAGVSKALFYFYFPRKEDVLFEVGVLSTRSARRTADVLLARQYQVMPVIAAALADLERSMARNPPELIIATILEGYRYEHRILAGNEPLEDGEAAEGGMFTALFDRAKRDGKLPAHVDVTHLAYLAHTLVSEGARHWAAGAFGDRSFAEVVGADIETLLAGVSRERT, encoded by the coding sequence ATGCCCCGTGCGACCAGCCCGGACCGCGCTGACCGCAGTCAGCGCAGGACGTCGCTGCAACAGGAGCGATCACGGGCGACGAAGCGGATGCTCGTGCAGGCGGCGATGGCGCTGTGGCGCACCAACGGCTACTCGAGCACCACCGTCGCCGACATCTGCACCGCCGCCGGGGTGTCGAAAGCGTTGTTCTACTTCTATTTCCCGCGGAAAGAGGATGTCCTCTTCGAGGTCGGCGTGCTGTCCACCCGGTCGGCCCGGCGCACCGCCGACGTCCTGCTTGCCAGGCAATATCAGGTCATGCCGGTGATCGCCGCGGCGCTGGCCGACCTGGAGCGGTCGATGGCGCGAAACCCGCCCGAGTTGATCATCGCGACGATCCTGGAGGGCTACCGCTACGAACACCGCATCCTCGCCGGCAACGAACCTCTCGAGGACGGCGAAGCCGCCGAGGGCGGGATGTTCACCGCGCTGTTCGACCGGGCGAAGCGGGACGGCAAGCTGCCCGCCCACGTCGACGTAACCCACCTGGCATACCTGGCGCACACGTTGGTCAGCGAGGGGGCACGGCACTGGGCCGCCGGCGCCTTCGGCGACCGATCGTTCGCCGAGGTGGTGGGCGCCGACATCGAAACACTGCTCGCCGGCGTCAGCCGCGAGAGAACCTGA
- a CDS encoding NAD-dependent epimerase/dehydratase family protein: MLTGEKVLITGATGKIAFPIARALAERNEVWGAARLRAPGDRDRLQAAGVTPMALDMSTGDFSELPDDFTYVFHAAVDSGAGDWSRCVDTNAQKSGELLYHCRTARGFVFCSTGSVYGYQGRRPLRESDPPGVPLRANYSFSKIAAEAVCTWVAKQNGIPLTIIRICSTYGPEGGAPADRLEIILARRPIRLHPDKPNNYNPIYEDDYVALGIRAMEVADTPPVVVNWAGSETVSVEDYCAYLGELVGVEPILEYTPAAHTPLWPDITHMHEVLGRTTVPWRDGMRRMIAARHPELPLPEHDPTTA; the protein is encoded by the coding sequence ATGCTGACTGGCGAGAAGGTCCTGATCACCGGGGCGACCGGCAAGATCGCCTTCCCGATCGCGCGTGCGCTCGCCGAACGCAACGAGGTGTGGGGCGCCGCCCGCCTGCGGGCTCCGGGCGACCGGGACAGACTCCAAGCCGCGGGCGTCACACCGATGGCGCTCGACATGAGCACCGGCGACTTCTCGGAACTGCCGGACGATTTCACCTACGTGTTCCACGCGGCCGTCGACAGCGGTGCCGGCGACTGGTCCCGATGCGTCGACACCAACGCGCAGAAATCCGGCGAGCTGCTGTACCACTGCCGCACCGCCAGAGGCTTCGTCTTCTGCTCCACCGGTTCGGTCTATGGCTACCAGGGCCGGCGACCGCTGCGAGAGAGCGACCCTCCCGGCGTACCGCTTCGCGCGAATTACAGCTTCTCGAAGATCGCCGCGGAGGCGGTCTGCACATGGGTCGCCAAGCAGAACGGAATACCGCTGACGATCATCCGGATCTGTTCGACCTACGGTCCGGAGGGCGGCGCGCCGGCCGATCGGCTGGAGATAATCCTGGCGCGCAGGCCGATCCGCCTCCATCCCGACAAGCCGAACAATTACAACCCGATCTACGAGGACGACTACGTCGCGCTGGGAATCCGAGCCATGGAGGTGGCCGACACGCCGCCGGTCGTGGTCAACTGGGCCGGCAGCGAGACGGTCAGCGTGGAGGATTACTGCGCCTACCTGGGCGAACTGGTCGGCGTCGAGCCGATCCTCGAGTACACGCCCGCGGCGCATACGCCGCTGTGGCCGGACATCACCCACATGCACGAGGTGCTCGGCCGTACGACGGTGCCGTGGCGGGACGGCATGCGGCGCATGATCGCAGCACGGCATCCCGAACTCCCGCTGCCCGAGCACGATCCGACGACAGCCTGA
- a CDS encoding SDR family NAD(P)-dependent oxidoreductase, whose amino-acid sequence MSGPLQGRRVLVTGGASGIGAAAVAALTGAGATVVATHHRTPPPAGSDVTWLPCDVRDAAAVDAMVDAAAATMGGLDVLVNAAGLWQPGIPGAITAEDIDFLVDTNLKATIFTNQAAYRVMRTEGGRIINFGSGEAVMGSPIAAVYAATKGAVTAWTRSIARAWAAEKVSAIALAPAVQTPGADRLRDFVGPEGVKVLDEQIATSIPLGGALGDPADDLGPVLVFLAGEGSRFMTGQLIAVDGGMVMLGA is encoded by the coding sequence GTGAGCGGCCCGCTGCAGGGTCGCCGCGTCCTGGTGACCGGCGGGGCGAGCGGCATCGGTGCGGCCGCGGTGGCAGCCCTGACCGGAGCAGGGGCAACCGTCGTCGCGACCCATCACCGGACGCCGCCGCCTGCCGGTTCCGATGTCACGTGGTTGCCGTGCGATGTGCGGGATGCCGCCGCCGTCGACGCGATGGTCGACGCCGCCGCCGCCACGATGGGCGGACTCGACGTCCTGGTCAACGCGGCCGGCCTGTGGCAGCCCGGGATTCCCGGCGCCATCACCGCCGAGGACATCGACTTCCTCGTCGACACCAACCTCAAGGCGACGATCTTCACCAACCAGGCTGCCTACCGGGTGATGCGCACCGAGGGCGGCCGCATCATCAACTTCGGCTCGGGTGAGGCGGTGATGGGCAGTCCCATCGCCGCGGTCTACGCCGCCACGAAGGGTGCGGTGACCGCATGGACCCGGTCGATCGCGCGGGCGTGGGCGGCGGAGAAGGTCTCAGCGATCGCGCTGGCCCCCGCGGTGCAGACGCCAGGCGCTGACCGGCTGCGGGACTTCGTCGGTCCCGAGGGTGTCAAGGTGCTCGACGAACAGATCGCGACCTCGATCCCGCTCGGCGGAGCGCTGGGTGACCCGGCAGACGACCTGGGCCCGGTGTTGGTGTTCCTCGCCGGTGAGGGTTCGCGCTTCATGACCGGCCAGCTGATCGCGGTCGACGGCGGCATGGTGATGCTCGGCGCGTGA